From one archaeon CG10_big_fil_rev_8_21_14_0_10_43_11 genomic stretch:
- a CDS encoding dolichyl-phosphate beta-D-mannosyltransferase, with protein MVMRACVILPTYNEAENIRRVLTKLARQPVDVLVVDDNSPDRTARIAETCGARVLVRTKKEGLGKAYAAGMQYVMQDYDVVFEMDADLSHDPQDIRQFLEAIKNADFVIGSRYITGGATPDWNFVRKCISKGGNMLGKSIAGLPYADCTSGYRAIRTNLLKTLDVSAIEGNGYAFQISLLKRAQKKQARIKEIPITFIDRKKGRSKLGIFDMLEFVIVCVKLRFTR; from the coding sequence ATGGTTATGCGTGCGTGTGTTATTCTTCCAACCTATAATGAAGCAGAAAATATACGACGCGTGCTCACCAAACTTGCGCGCCAACCTGTTGATGTGCTTGTTGTTGATGACAATTCGCCTGACAGAACCGCACGCATTGCAGAAACGTGCGGGGCGCGCGTTCTTGTGCGCACAAAAAAAGAAGGGCTTGGCAAAGCCTACGCAGCAGGCATGCAGTATGTCATGCAGGACTACGATGTTGTGTTTGAAATGGATGCTGACTTATCCCATGACCCGCAGGATATTCGGCAATTTCTTGAAGCAATAAAAAATGCAGATTTCGTGATTGGCTCGCGCTACATTACGGGGGGGGCCACTCCTGATTGGAACTTTGTGCGAAAATGCATTAGCAAAGGCGGAAACATGCTTGGCAAAAGTATTGCGGGACTGCCCTATGCTGACTGCACGAGCGGGTATCGGGCTATACGAACAAACCTGCTCAAAACACTTGATGTTTCTGCCATAGAAGGAAACGGATATGCGTTTCAAATTAGCCTGCTCAAACGCGCGCAAAAAAAACAAGCACGCATCAAAGAAATCCCCATCACCTTTATTGACCGAAAAAAAGGACGCTCAAAACTAGGCATTTTTGACATGCTCGAATTTGTTATAGTCTGTGTTAAACTACGATTCACCCGTTAG
- a CDS encoding beta-CASP ribonuclease aCPSF1, with the protein MANESFPILERVTQLLPKNAEIADSVFEGANIVLYSKNKEFVTNHTHAIRSVVTQVKKRIEIRADQSILVPVAQADTLIRNIIPKEAEVEDLWFDEKRSIVVIEAKKQGLVIGRKGEVVTEIQKKTLWSPILRRSPAIKSDLIKTIRHTLFKNSDYRRKFLDSIGRKIYSGFHRKKNYWARISFLGAAREVGRSCFILQTPESNIMLDCGINVASDEHAFPHLEVSEADLKKLDAVIISHAHTDHSGLLPLLFKYGYRGPVYCTEPTRDIMTLMQIDSIGIAQKEGKNALYSILDIKEMLKHVIPLDYGVVTDIAPDIRITLFDAGHILGSAVTHMNIGDGFHNLVYTGDYKYSGTNLLNHAHTDFQRVETVITEGTYGKTITPSVEEAKNMFLDIVTKTIKNGGKVLLPVLGVGRSQELMIVLEKAMRDKLIPEIPIFIDGMVWDVNAIHTAYPEFFNKRIASSIFDKKHNPFLSDCFKHVGSQEERKKLVEEEGPCVIMATSGMLAGGPSMFYLENLANNPKNQMIFTCYQGVGSLGRQLQEGSTEIIKRNGNRTQSILVKLGMETIRGFSGHSDRNEILSYIGKIRPKPRRVIVVHAEKTTALDIASSIHQKYYIETTAPRNLDIVRIR; encoded by the coding sequence ATGGCAAACGAGAGTTTTCCAATTCTGGAACGAGTAACACAGTTACTACCAAAAAACGCAGAAATAGCCGACAGCGTTTTTGAGGGAGCAAATATCGTGCTCTATTCAAAAAATAAAGAGTTTGTGACTAATCACACCCATGCGATTCGCTCCGTTGTAACGCAGGTTAAAAAACGCATTGAAATTAGAGCAGACCAAAGTATTCTTGTACCTGTGGCGCAGGCAGACACGTTGATTCGAAACATCATTCCAAAAGAAGCTGAAGTTGAAGATTTGTGGTTTGATGAAAAACGAAGCATTGTGGTTATTGAAGCAAAAAAACAAGGTCTTGTAATTGGCCGAAAAGGCGAAGTTGTTACTGAAATACAAAAGAAAACCCTGTGGTCGCCGATTCTTCGAAGAAGTCCTGCAATCAAATCAGACCTTATTAAAACCATTCGCCACACGCTCTTCAAGAATTCTGACTATCGAAGAAAATTTCTTGACTCAATTGGCAGAAAAATTTATTCTGGATTTCATCGCAAAAAAAATTATTGGGCGCGCATTTCCTTTCTTGGCGCGGCTCGCGAGGTAGGTCGTTCATGTTTTATCCTGCAAACCCCTGAATCAAATATCATGCTTGATTGCGGAATCAACGTAGCCTCAGATGAACACGCGTTTCCGCACTTGGAAGTAAGTGAAGCAGACCTTAAAAAATTGGACGCGGTTATTATTTCACACGCGCACACAGACCACAGCGGTTTGCTGCCGCTGCTCTTCAAATATGGGTATCGTGGTCCTGTGTATTGTACTGAGCCAACTCGCGATATCATGACCTTGATGCAGATTGACTCAATTGGTATTGCACAAAAGGAAGGTAAAAACGCGCTGTATTCAATTCTTGATATAAAAGAAATGCTCAAACATGTTATTCCCCTTGATTATGGTGTTGTTACTGACATTGCCCCTGATATTAGAATCACCCTCTTTGACGCAGGCCACATTCTAGGAAGCGCGGTCACGCACATGAATATTGGGGATGGTTTTCACAACCTTGTGTACACCGGAGACTACAAGTATTCTGGAACAAACCTGCTCAATCACGCGCACACTGATTTTCAGCGTGTTGAAACCGTGATTACTGAAGGAACGTATGGAAAGACAATCACACCATCTGTTGAAGAAGCAAAAAACATGTTTCTTGACATTGTTACAAAAACGATTAAGAACGGCGGCAAAGTGTTGCTTCCCGTGCTTGGCGTCGGCCGCTCGCAAGAACTTATGATTGTGCTTGAAAAAGCAATGCGCGACAAGCTTATTCCAGAAATTCCCATTTTCATTGATGGTATGGTCTGGGATGTGAACGCGATTCACACCGCGTATCCTGAATTTTTTAACAAACGCATCGCATCATCCATTTTTGATAAGAAGCACAACCCATTTTTATCTGATTGTTTCAAACATGTTGGTTCACAAGAAGAGCGCAAAAAGCTGGTTGAAGAAGAAGGTCCCTGCGTGATTATGGCAACGTCAGGCATGCTTGCTGGCGGTCCAAGCATGTTTTATTTGGAGAATCTTGCAAACAATCCGAAAAATCAAATGATTTTCACCTGCTACCAAGGCGTGGGTTCTCTTGGAAGACAGCTCCAGGAAGGCAGCACAGAAATTATTAAGCGCAACGGGAACCGCACGCAAAGTATTCTGGTAAAACTTGGTATGGAAACCATTCGTGGTTTTTCAGGACACTCCGACCGAAACGAGATTCTGTCTTATATTGGAAAGATTCGTCCAAAACCCCGCCGTGTTATTGTCGTGCATGCTGAGAAAACAACCGCCCTTGACATTGCATCAAGCATACACCAAAAATATTATATTGAGACAACTGCGCCGAGAAATCTGGATATTGTACGAATACGCTAG
- the psmB gene encoding proteasome endopeptidase complex, archaeal, beta subunit codes for MQEQQKDVLKTGTTTVGLVFKDGVILAADKRASMGYMIAHKNVQKIHEVFENALITIAGGVGDAQMLLRYIRAEAKLYELTNKRKLSISSLSNLVAHVLYGGRNQFMPYYVQFLLGGYDSHGVSLFVLGADGARLEDEFISTGSGSVFAYGVLQDHYSKDLDEQSATHLAVRAVHAAIQRDMASGDGIALAIITQKGTKFLSKKEIEKLLKQPA; via the coding sequence ATGCAAGAACAGCAAAAAGACGTACTTAAGACCGGCACCACAACGGTTGGACTCGTATTCAAAGACGGCGTGATTCTCGCTGCAGACAAGCGTGCATCAATGGGTTATATGATTGCGCACAAGAACGTGCAAAAAATCCACGAAGTATTTGAAAACGCGCTTATAACTATTGCCGGTGGTGTTGGTGACGCGCAAATGCTTCTTCGTTACATTCGTGCTGAGGCAAAACTCTATGAATTAACTAACAAGCGAAAACTCAGCATCTCATCACTTTCAAACCTCGTCGCGCACGTGTTGTATGGCGGACGAAACCAGTTCATGCCCTATTACGTGCAATTCCTTCTTGGCGGCTATGACTCGCATGGCGTGTCATTGTTCGTGCTGGGCGCGGATGGCGCGCGTCTTGAAGATGAATTTATCTCAACTGGCTCTGGTTCTGTGTTTGCGTATGGTGTCTTGCAAGACCATTACTCAAAAGACCTTGACGAGCAAAGCGCTACACATCTTGCCGTTCGCGCAGTGCATGCTGCAATCCAACGGGATATGGCCTCTGGAGATGGTATTGCCCTTGCGATTATTACCCAGAAAGGAACAAAATTCCTCAGCAAAAAGGAAATCGAAAAGCTTTTAAAGCAACCCGCATAA